A window from Suncus etruscus isolate mSunEtr1 chromosome 18, mSunEtr1.pri.cur, whole genome shotgun sequence encodes these proteins:
- the TREM2 gene encoding triggering receptor expressed on myeloid cells 2, protein MIHRCSQRQAASFQIISYTVSSTHRIVQDGGQGKYKKDLSRAHNTTVLQGTEGQSLKVLCPYNSSKHWKRRKAWCRQLDEESSCQQVVKTHHLWMLSFLKRRNGSTAIVDDALRGTLTVTLSNLHSQDAGLYQCQSLRGNKVDILRTVLVEVLANPLDQQDSGDIWIDEEPKTFEGAQVEYYRSLSEVVSSQPSAMLLLLACIFLSKFLISGALWAAVWCVQRPKTATFDSPDSGHDPEFQLQALTEQEDT, encoded by the exons ATGATTCATAGATGTTCTCAAAGGCAGGCTGCCAGCTTCCAAATAATATCCTACACTGTCTCTTCTACTCACCGAATAGTTCAAGATGGTGGTCAAGGAAAATACAAAAAGG ACCTGTCCAGAGCCCACAACACCACAGTACTCCAGGGCACAGAAGGCCAATCCCTGAAGGTCTTGTGCCCTTACAACTCCTCGAAGCACTGGAAGCGGCGCAAAGCCTGGTGTCGCCAACTGGATGAAGAGAGCTCCTGCCAACAGGTGGTTAAGACCCATCATTTATGGATGCTCTCCTTTCTGAAGAGGAGGAATGGGAGCACAGCCATCGTGGATGATGCCCTACGTGGCACACTCACCGTCACTCTGAGCAATCTCCATTCCCAGGATGCTGGTCTCTATCAGTGCCAGAGTCTCCGTGGCAATAAGGTTGATATTCTCAGAACAGTTCTGGTGGAGGTGCTGGCCA ACCCTCTTGATCAACAAGACTCTGGAGATATCTGGATTGATGAGGAGCCCAAGACTTTTGAAGGTGCCCAGGTGGAATACTACAG GAGCCTCTCTGAGGTGGTCTCCTCCCAGCCCTCAGCCATGCTCCTCCTCCTGGCCTGCATATTTCTAAGCAAGTTTCTCATTTCTGGAGCACTCTGGGCTGCAGTCTGGTGTGTACAGAGACCGAAGACAGCCACATTTGACAGCCCTGACTCTGGTCATGACCCGGAATTTCAACTACAAGCTCTGACAG AACAGGAAGACACATGA